One window from the genome of Canis aureus isolate CA01 chromosome 18, VMU_Caureus_v.1.0, whole genome shotgun sequence encodes:
- the KBTBD2 gene encoding kelch repeat and BTB domain-containing protein 2: protein MSTQDERQINTEYAVSLLEQLKLFYEQQLFTDIVLIVEGTEFPCHKMVLATCSSYFRAMFMSGLSESKQTHVHLRNVDAATLQIIIAYAYTGNLAINDSTVEQLYETACFLQVEDVLQRCREYLIKKINAENCVRLLSFADLFSCEELKQSAKRMVEHKFTAVYHQEAFMQLSHDLLIDILSSDNLNVEKEETVREAAMLWLEYNTESRSQYLSSVLSQIRIDALSEVTQRAWFQGLPPNDKSVVVQGLYKSMPKFFKPRLGMTKEEMMIFIEASSENPCSLYSSVCYSPQAEKVYKLCSPPADLHKVGTVVTPDNDIYIAGGQVPLKNTKTNHSKTSKLQTAFRTVNCFYWFDAQQNTWFPKTPMLFVRIKPSLVCCEGYIYAIGGDSVGGELNRRTVERYDTEKDEWTMVSPLPCAWQWSAAVVVHDCIYVMTLNLMYCYFPRSDSWVEMAMRQTSRSFASAAAFGDKIFYIGGLHIATNSGIRLPSGTVDGSSVTVEIYDVNKNEWKMAANIPAKRYSDPCVRAVVISNSLCVFMRETHLNERAKYVTYQYDLELDRWSLRQHISERVLWDLGRDFRCTVGKLYPSCLEESPWKPPTYLFSPDGTEEFELDGEMVALPPV, encoded by the exons GGCCATGTTCATGAGTGGACTCAGTGAAAGCAAACAGACACATGTGCACCTGCGGAATGTGGATGCAGCCACCTTACAGATAATAATAGCTTATGCATACACGGGTAACTTGGCAATAAATGACAGCACTGTAGAACAGCTTTATGAAACAGCTTGCTTCCTGCAG GTGGAAGATGTATTACAACGTTGTCGGgagtatttaattaaaaaaataaatgcagagaattGTGTGCGATTGTTGAGTTTTGCTGATCTGTTCAGTTGTGAGGAATTAAAACAAAGTGCTAAAAGAATGGTAGAACACAAGTTCACTGCTGTGTATCACCAGGAGGCTTTCATGCAGCTGTCACATGACCTACTGATAGACATCCTCAGTAGTGACAATTTAAATGTTGAAAAGGAGGAGACGGTTCGAGAAGCTGCTATGCTGTGGCTAGAATACAACACAGAATCACGATCCCAGTATTTGTCTTCAGTTCTTAGCCAAATCAGAATCGATGCACTTTCCGAAGTAACACAGAGAGCTTGGTTTCAAGGTCTGCCGCCCAATGACAAGTCTGTGGTGGTTCAAGGTCTGTATAAGTCTATGCCCAAGTTTTTCAAACCAAGACTTGGAATGACTAAAGAGGAGATGATGATTTTCATTGAAGCATCTTCAGAAAATCCTTGTAGTCTTTACTCTTCTGTCTGTTACAGCCCCCAAGCAGAGAAAGTTTACAAGCTGTGCAGCCCACCCGCTGATTTGCATAAGGTTGGGACTGTTGTAACTCCTGATAATGACATCTATATAGCAGGTGGTCAGGTTCCtctgaaaaacacaaaaacaaatcacAGTAAAACAAGCAAACTTCAAActgccttcagaactgtgaaTTGCTTTTACTGGTTTGATGCACAGCAAAATACCTGGTTTCCAAAGACCCCGATGCTTTTTGTCCGCATAAAGCCATCTTTGGTTTGCTGTGAAGGCTATATCTATGCAATTGGAGGAGACAGTGTAGGTGGAGAACTTAATCGGAGGACCGTGGAGAGATACGATACTGAGAAGGATGAATGGACAATGGTAAGCCCTTTGCCTTGTGCTTGGCAGTGGAGCGCAGCAGTTGTGGTCCATGACTGCATTTATGTGATGACACTGAACCTCATGTACTGTTATTTCCCCAGGTCTGATTCATGGGTAGAAATGGCCATGAGACAGACTAGCAGATCTTTTGCTTCGGCTGCAGCTTTTGGTGATAAAATTTTCTATATTGGAGGGTTGCACATTGCTACCAATTCTGGCATAAGACTGCCCTCTGGCACTGTAGATGGGTCTTCAGTAACTGTGGAGATTTATGATGTGAATAAAAACGAGTGGAAAATGGCAGCCAACATCCCTGCGAAGAGGTACTCAGACCCCTGCGTCAGAGCTGTTGTGATCTCaaattctctgtgtgtgtttatgcGAGAAACCCACTTAAATGAGAGAGCTAAATATGTCACCTACCAGTATGATCTGGAACTTGACCGGTGGTCTCTGCGGCAGCACATATCTGAACGTGTACTCTGGGACTTGGGGAGAGATTTTCGGTGCACTGTGGGGAAACTTTATCCATCCTGCCTTGAAGAATCTCCGTGGAAACCACCAACTTACCTTTTTTCACCGGATGGGACTGAGGAGTTTGAACTAGATGGAGAGATGGTTGCACTACCACCTGTATAG